In Gossypium arboreum isolate Shixiya-1 chromosome 6, ASM2569848v2, whole genome shotgun sequence, the following are encoded in one genomic region:
- the LOC108484092 gene encoding uncharacterized protein LOC108484092 isoform X1, which yields MVLIELLKNFHHQVDRRRKTDKMRDLEFLTWIKSKSFPVSLQIPASFKQIKTQWLMHPDLQSILQKIQYIKAKFKDHLVKEDDANEELDTVEDELNKLDQQRSKEQKRDLDAVFSNTKDTNMGTGTLIKEGMIYAYTYIALGISCFKKHLETWISKVDTYIY from the exons ATGGTCCTAATTGAACTATTGAAAAATTTCCACCATCAAGTTGACAGACGAAGAAAGACG GACAAAATGAGAGATTTGGAATTTCTGACATGGATAAAATCGAAATCCTTTCCTGTCTCATTACAAATTCCTGCCTCCTTCAAGCAAATCAAAACGCAGTGGCTAATGCATCCTGATCTCCAAAGCATTCTCCAAAAGATCCAGTACATCAAGGCCAAATTCAAAGATCATCTTGTAAAAGAAGATGATGCGAATGAGGAATTGGATACAGTAGAAGATGAGTTAAATAAATTAGATCAACAACGATCAAAG GAACAAAAAAGGGACCTTGATGCAGTCTTCTCTAACACTAAG GACACCAACATGGGGACTGGGACTCTAATAAAAGAGGGTATGATATATGCATACACATATATTGCATTGGGAATCAGCTGTTTTAAGAAGCATTTGGAAACTTGGATTTCAAAAGTAgatacatatatttattaa
- the LOC108484092 gene encoding uncharacterized protein LOC108484092 isoform X3: MVLIELLKNFHHQVDRRRKTDKMRDLEFLTWIKSKSFPVSLQIPASFKQIKTQWLMHPDLQSILQKIQYIKAKFKDHLVKEDDANEELDTVEDELNKLDQQRSKEQKRDLDAVFSNTKDTNMGTGTLIKEVRNGEGLHLSSNSHSNHLS, translated from the exons ATGGTCCTAATTGAACTATTGAAAAATTTCCACCATCAAGTTGACAGACGAAGAAAGACG GACAAAATGAGAGATTTGGAATTTCTGACATGGATAAAATCGAAATCCTTTCCTGTCTCATTACAAATTCCTGCCTCCTTCAAGCAAATCAAAACGCAGTGGCTAATGCATCCTGATCTCCAAAGCATTCTCCAAAAGATCCAGTACATCAAGGCCAAATTCAAAGATCATCTTGTAAAAGAAGATGATGCGAATGAGGAATTGGATACAGTAGAAGATGAGTTAAATAAATTAGATCAACAACGATCAAAG GAACAAAAAAGGGACCTTGATGCAGTCTTCTCTAACACTAAG GACACCAACATGGGGACTGGGACTCTAATAAAAGAGG TGCGAAATGGAGAGGGATTACATCTGTCGAGTAACAGCCACAGTAACCATCTCTCCTAA
- the LOC108484092 gene encoding uncharacterized protein LOC108484092 isoform X4 gives MVLIELLKNFHHQVDRRRKTDKMRDLEFLTWIKSKSFPVSLQIPASFKQIKTQWLMHPDLQSILQKIQYIKAKFKDHLVKEDDANEELDTVEDELNKLDQQRSKEQKRDLDAVFSNTKDTNMGTGTLIKEAVVEKHRFGSMNH, from the exons ATGGTCCTAATTGAACTATTGAAAAATTTCCACCATCAAGTTGACAGACGAAGAAAGACG GACAAAATGAGAGATTTGGAATTTCTGACATGGATAAAATCGAAATCCTTTCCTGTCTCATTACAAATTCCTGCCTCCTTCAAGCAAATCAAAACGCAGTGGCTAATGCATCCTGATCTCCAAAGCATTCTCCAAAAGATCCAGTACATCAAGGCCAAATTCAAAGATCATCTTGTAAAAGAAGATGATGCGAATGAGGAATTGGATACAGTAGAAGATGAGTTAAATAAATTAGATCAACAACGATCAAAG GAACAAAAAAGGGACCTTGATGCAGTCTTCTCTAACACTAAG GACACCAACATGGGGACTGGGACTCTAATAAAAGAGG CCGTTGTTGAGAAGCACCGTTTTGGTTCTATGAACCATTAA
- the LOC108484092 gene encoding uncharacterized protein LOC108484092 isoform X2: MVLIELLKNFHHQVDRRRKTDKMRDLEFLTWIKSKSFPVSLQIPASFKQIKTQWLMHPDLQSILQKIQYIKAKFKDHLVKEDDANEELDTVEDELNKLDQQRSKEQKRDLDAVFSNTKCEMERDYICRVTATVTISPNCCRVSHLGRMAGEKRLCSF; encoded by the exons ATGGTCCTAATTGAACTATTGAAAAATTTCCACCATCAAGTTGACAGACGAAGAAAGACG GACAAAATGAGAGATTTGGAATTTCTGACATGGATAAAATCGAAATCCTTTCCTGTCTCATTACAAATTCCTGCCTCCTTCAAGCAAATCAAAACGCAGTGGCTAATGCATCCTGATCTCCAAAGCATTCTCCAAAAGATCCAGTACATCAAGGCCAAATTCAAAGATCATCTTGTAAAAGAAGATGATGCGAATGAGGAATTGGATACAGTAGAAGATGAGTTAAATAAATTAGATCAACAACGATCAAAG GAACAAAAAAGGGACCTTGATGCAGTCTTCTCTAACACTAAG TGCGAAATGGAGAGGGATTACATCTGTCGAGTAACAGCCACAGTAACCATCTCTCCTAACTGTTGCCGAGTTTCCCATTTAGGGAGAATGGCTGGGGAAAAACGGTTATGCAGTTTTTGA
- the LOC108484092 gene encoding uncharacterized protein LOC108484092 isoform X5, which yields MVLIELLKNFHHQVDRRRKTDKMRDLEFLTWIKSKSFPVSLQIPASFKQIKTQWLMHPDLQSILQKIQYIKAKFKDHLVKEDDANEELDTVEDELNKLDQQRSKEQKRDLDAVFSNTKPLLRSTVLVL from the exons ATGGTCCTAATTGAACTATTGAAAAATTTCCACCATCAAGTTGACAGACGAAGAAAGACG GACAAAATGAGAGATTTGGAATTTCTGACATGGATAAAATCGAAATCCTTTCCTGTCTCATTACAAATTCCTGCCTCCTTCAAGCAAATCAAAACGCAGTGGCTAATGCATCCTGATCTCCAAAGCATTCTCCAAAAGATCCAGTACATCAAGGCCAAATTCAAAGATCATCTTGTAAAAGAAGATGATGCGAATGAGGAATTGGATACAGTAGAAGATGAGTTAAATAAATTAGATCAACAACGATCAAAG GAACAAAAAAGGGACCTTGATGCAGTCTTCTCTAACACTAAG CCGTTGTTGAGAAGCACCGTTTTGGTTCTATGA
- the LOC108486727 gene encoding probable glycosyltransferase At3g07620 isoform X1, producing the protein MGHELKSWFQLDARKLIWLICAFMVIITFQYLELSSENVLSAVVPSGKISVEGQSSFLASAPSSTESDGTIRYVTHSIGLEYNGTYAGSETVHGNEVFEERDMDLNDDVISETNVDLNKSSTFEDGSESPKESLTKELVDLIKNSTVYDAESSKNKTTAEVEGGLSLELSKENNMATLDSLNQTSAVNEATNGFGTYEVNDKDQNSDSILDDDNNSGRKPSSEEFEDYPESYNNKTVTKEAPTTIADMNNLFYWSRVSYHSTTPRWASAADKVLLNVRSQIEKAPILEIDQQLYAPLYRNVSMFKRSYELMESTLKVYIYKEGKKPVFHKPVLKGIYASEGWFMKQLQANRNFVTKKPREAQLFYLPFSSRMLEETLYVPDSHSIQNLVEYLKNYVDTIAAKYPYWNRTQGADHFMVACHDWATSETKEYMANCIRALCNSDIREGYIFGKDVSLPETTIRNPQRPLRDLGGEPPSKRSILAFFAGGMHGYLRPILLQQWGNKDPDMKIFGTMHNGKGKLNYAQHMKRSKYCICPRGYEVNSPRVVEAIFYECVPVIISDNFVPPFFEVLNWDSLAVFVLEKDIANLKKILLSIPDERYRQMQLSVKKAQQHFLWHPRPVKYDIFHMILHSVWYNRVLQMKKPR; encoded by the exons ATGGGACATGAACTTAAATCTTGGTTTCAATTAGATGCGAGGAAATTGATATGGCTTATATGTGCGTTCATGGTGATTATAACATTCCAGTATCTTGAACTTTCGAGCGAGAATGTGTTGTCGGCGGTAGTTCCTTCTGGTAAGATCTCTGTTGAGGGACAAAGTAGTTTCTTAGCCAGTGCTCCATCATCGACTGAGTCAGATGGGACAATACGATACGTGACTCATTCAATTGGTTTGGAGTATAATGGAACATATGCTGGTAGTGAGACAGTTCATGGTAATGAGGTCTTTGAAGAAAGGGACATGGATTTGAATGATGATGTTATATCAGAAACCAATGTGGACTTGAATAAATCTTCTACATTTGAGGACGGCAGTGAATCTCCAAAAGAGTCTTTAACTAAGGAATTGGTAGATTTAATTAAGAATTCTACAGTGTATGATGCTGAAAGTTCCAAAAATAAGACTACAGCAGAGGTGGAAGGTGGTCTATCCTTGGAGTTAAGCAAGGAAAATAACATGGCCACTCTAGATAGCTTGAACCAAACTAGTGCTGTTAATGAAGCAACTAATGGTTTTGGGACCTATGAAGTAAATGACAAAGATCAGAATAGTGATTCCATATTAGATGATGATAACAATTCTGGTAGGAAGCCTTCATCAGAGGAATTTGAAGACTATCCTGAAAGTTACAACAATAAGACTGTCACAAAGGAAGCACCGACTACTATAGCTGATATGAACAATTTGTTTTATTGGAGTCGTGTTTCGTATCATTCCACG ACACCAAGATGGGCTTCAGCAGCAGACAAAGTGCTATTAAATGTAAGATCGCAGATTGAGAAAGCACCTATTTTAGAGATCGATCAGCAACTTTATGCACCTCTTTATCGGAATGTTTCTATGTTCAAAAG GAGCTATGAATTGATGGAAAGCACACTCAAAGTATATATCTACAAGGAAGGAAAAAAACCCGTATTTCATAAGCCGGTTCTCAAGGGTATTTATGCCTCTGAAGGATGGTTCATGAAACAACTGCAAGCTAATAGAAACTTTGTTACTAAAAAACCAAGAGAAGCCCAACTGTTTTACTTACCTTTTAGTTCTAGAATGTTGGAAGAGACATTATATGTCCCTGATTCTCACAGTATCCAGAACCTTGTAGAGTATTTGAAGAACTATGTGGACACGATTGCAGCAAAATATCCTTACTGGAACAGAACTCAAGGAGCTGATCATTTTATGGTCGCTTGCCATGACTGG GCAACATCTGAAACAAAGGAATACATGGCCAATTGCATAAGAGCCCTCTGCAATTCCGACATTAGAGAAGGTTATATTTTTGGGAAGGATGTCTCTCTTCCTGAGACCACCATTCGGAACCCTCAGAGACCCCTCCGAGACCTCGGTGGTGAACCTCCTTCAAAGAGATCAATTCTGGCTTTCTTTGCAGGAGGCATGCATGGTTATTTAAGGCCAATTCTATTACAACAGTGGGGAAACAAAGATCCCGACATGAAAATCTTTGGTACAATGCATAATGGTAAGGGGAAACTGAACTACGCCCAGCACATGAAGAGGAGCAAGTACTGCATTTGTCCTAGAGGTTACGAGGTTAACAGTCCACGCGTGGTGGAGGCCatattttatgaatgtgttccGGTTATCATATCTGACAATTTCGTTCCTCCTTTTTTCGAGGTTTTGAATTGGGACTCATTAGCAGTCTTCGTTTTGGAGAAGGATATTGCTAATTTGAAGAAGATCCTCTTGTCAATCCCAGACGAGAGGTATCGGCAGATGCAGCTGAGCGTTAAAAAGGCACAACAACATTTTCTTTGGCATCCTAGACCAGTGAAATATGATATATTTCATATGATTCTCCATTCAGTTTGGTACAATAGAGTTCTCCAAATGAAAAAGCCAAGGTAA
- the LOC108486727 gene encoding probable glycosyltransferase At3g07620 isoform X2, giving the protein MGHELKSWFQLDARKLIWLICAFMVIITFQYLELSSENVLSAVVPSGKISVEGQSSFLASAPSSTESDGTIRYVTHSIGLEYNGTYAGSETVHGNEVFEERDMDLNDDVISETNVDLNKSSTFEDGSESPKESLTKELVDLIKNSTVYDAESSKNKTTAEVEGGLSLELSKENNMATLDSLNQTSAVNEATNGFGTYEVNDKDQNSDSILDDDNNSGRKPSSEEFEDYPESYNNKTVTKEAPTTIADMNNLFYWSRVSYHSTTPRWASAADKVLLNVRSQIEKAPILEIDQQLYAPLYRNVSMFKRSYELMESTLKVYIYKEGKKPVFHKPVLKGIYASEGWFMKQLQANRNFVTKKPREAQLFYLPFSSRMLEETLYVPDSHSIQNLVEYLKNYVDTIAAKYPYWNRTQGADHFMVACHDWATSETKEYMANCIRALCNSDIREGYIFGKDVSLPETTIRNPQRPLRDLGGEPPSKRSILAFFAGGMHGYLRPILLQQWGNKDPDMKIFGTMHNGKGKLNYAQHMKRSKYCICPRGYEVLNWDSLAVFVLEKDIANLKKILLSIPDERYRQMQLSVKKAQQHFLWHPRPVKYDIFHMILHSVWYNRVLQMKKPR; this is encoded by the exons ATGGGACATGAACTTAAATCTTGGTTTCAATTAGATGCGAGGAAATTGATATGGCTTATATGTGCGTTCATGGTGATTATAACATTCCAGTATCTTGAACTTTCGAGCGAGAATGTGTTGTCGGCGGTAGTTCCTTCTGGTAAGATCTCTGTTGAGGGACAAAGTAGTTTCTTAGCCAGTGCTCCATCATCGACTGAGTCAGATGGGACAATACGATACGTGACTCATTCAATTGGTTTGGAGTATAATGGAACATATGCTGGTAGTGAGACAGTTCATGGTAATGAGGTCTTTGAAGAAAGGGACATGGATTTGAATGATGATGTTATATCAGAAACCAATGTGGACTTGAATAAATCTTCTACATTTGAGGACGGCAGTGAATCTCCAAAAGAGTCTTTAACTAAGGAATTGGTAGATTTAATTAAGAATTCTACAGTGTATGATGCTGAAAGTTCCAAAAATAAGACTACAGCAGAGGTGGAAGGTGGTCTATCCTTGGAGTTAAGCAAGGAAAATAACATGGCCACTCTAGATAGCTTGAACCAAACTAGTGCTGTTAATGAAGCAACTAATGGTTTTGGGACCTATGAAGTAAATGACAAAGATCAGAATAGTGATTCCATATTAGATGATGATAACAATTCTGGTAGGAAGCCTTCATCAGAGGAATTTGAAGACTATCCTGAAAGTTACAACAATAAGACTGTCACAAAGGAAGCACCGACTACTATAGCTGATATGAACAATTTGTTTTATTGGAGTCGTGTTTCGTATCATTCCACG ACACCAAGATGGGCTTCAGCAGCAGACAAAGTGCTATTAAATGTAAGATCGCAGATTGAGAAAGCACCTATTTTAGAGATCGATCAGCAACTTTATGCACCTCTTTATCGGAATGTTTCTATGTTCAAAAG GAGCTATGAATTGATGGAAAGCACACTCAAAGTATATATCTACAAGGAAGGAAAAAAACCCGTATTTCATAAGCCGGTTCTCAAGGGTATTTATGCCTCTGAAGGATGGTTCATGAAACAACTGCAAGCTAATAGAAACTTTGTTACTAAAAAACCAAGAGAAGCCCAACTGTTTTACTTACCTTTTAGTTCTAGAATGTTGGAAGAGACATTATATGTCCCTGATTCTCACAGTATCCAGAACCTTGTAGAGTATTTGAAGAACTATGTGGACACGATTGCAGCAAAATATCCTTACTGGAACAGAACTCAAGGAGCTGATCATTTTATGGTCGCTTGCCATGACTGG GCAACATCTGAAACAAAGGAATACATGGCCAATTGCATAAGAGCCCTCTGCAATTCCGACATTAGAGAAGGTTATATTTTTGGGAAGGATGTCTCTCTTCCTGAGACCACCATTCGGAACCCTCAGAGACCCCTCCGAGACCTCGGTGGTGAACCTCCTTCAAAGAGATCAATTCTGGCTTTCTTTGCAGGAGGCATGCATGGTTATTTAAGGCCAATTCTATTACAACAGTGGGGAAACAAAGATCCCGACATGAAAATCTTTGGTACAATGCATAATGGTAAGGGGAAACTGAACTACGCCCAGCACATGAAGAGGAGCAAGTACTGCATTTGTCCTAGAGGTTACGAG GTTTTGAATTGGGACTCATTAGCAGTCTTCGTTTTGGAGAAGGATATTGCTAATTTGAAGAAGATCCTCTTGTCAATCCCAGACGAGAGGTATCGGCAGATGCAGCTGAGCGTTAAAAAGGCACAACAACATTTTCTTTGGCATCCTAGACCAGTGAAATATGATATATTTCATATGATTCTCCATTCAGTTTGGTACAATAGAGTTCTCCAAATGAAAAAGCCAAGGTAA